In the Gossypium arboreum isolate Shixiya-1 chromosome 10, ASM2569848v2, whole genome shotgun sequence genome, one interval contains:
- the LOC108487453 gene encoding disease resistance protein SUMM2-like, with amino-acid sequence MEAAIIEVVKICLSCSCNWLLRNYAYVKDINSNRNKLKEAKKMLVDKKRDIESDTDSSRRSDELNTLLRNVATRIDEIGRVEKQPVTYLCGLCPFRHLYKLGKSIVKNTNEATSLYNELREYNELRNIRRMPTPTRQRQNHKCVWENQETIVMHSSLKEKVEELLGWLKDSRSKRICIMGPAGIGKTTLMKTVRDIVKKSCDFGFDHIFYLSATETTESKQKNIWDLLGKGRNEDTHHRERETVISEELRTKKYLLFLDDVLSEVNLKEVGIHSDHEYGRIVFACRDKYTGHTDIDMTLKPLSPEDATMLFWKAVGSERMKGPDAKKIIGLCGGMPPILNLIGRCLRGKDDPKRWRDVKRQLQCPNMQGWEEFQEYYNFLKIVYKELPTDEYKDCLLYWAIFPLDENINGDHIIECWSTEQFLEPERLCEARDRGYTILDDFVDKFLLQKGETSEHFKMFLWFQKAALKIANEEKSERVFVENGKSIKELEWIHGNRVLFARTDLSLLPKKPECRGMVTLLLHENNTSHLPEQFFARMRDLKLLGLQETKIRELPSSITRLRHLKGLFLYNCHLLVQLPREIRALKNLQILVVHHAGIYSLPSEIGQLGNLKCLRIIFKEAAQQNQATAESSMGVKCLNCKRENTKGKIIPCKVIEKLSKLEESSIHVSPIDKTWQENADVIGSEITELKELTHLQFYFTNMKSFVWFTRNSKSWNANDEKSNDKKSNDKKFRSFNISIGQDDSSASTVFEFSAEENLKFSGGNGFPEAVFEVLKRAISFELIGHTTACNLTDNLPADAFKELKKLKVFTVEECTEMKSIITGDANLTGNSISASGIEKSLAIAFECLEELHVRKLPKLESIWQGEISSESFKALTTLTLKECDSITILFKLEMVRQLSQLKNLQVEDCRGIQEIIETNLQVEDCREIEAEGPVASTSFTSLKNFQLCGLTSLSSICDASLEWPSLETILVKECEDLKSLPHILPNASKLTEIQCAEAWWEQQDWPEGAQGRFSNLHPQLNH; translated from the exons ATGGAAGC AGCAATTATAGAGGTAGTAAAAATTTGTCTAAGCTGCAGCTGCAACTGGTTATTGCGCAATTATGCATATGTAAAGGATATCAATAGTAATCGGAATAAGCTTAAGGAGGCCAAAAAAATGCTGGTTGATAAAAAGCGGGATATTGAAAGCGATACTGATAGTTCACGCAGGTCGGATGAATTGAATACCTTGCTTCGAAATGTGGCGACAAGAATAGACGAAATTGGAAGAGTGGAGAAACAACCTGTCACATACTTGTGCGGATTATGTCCATTTCGTCACTTGTATAAGCTTGGAAAAAGTATTGTGAAGAACACAAATGAGGCAACTTCTCTGTACAATGAGCTGAGAGAGTACAATGAGCTGAGAAACATACGCAGAATGCCAACACCAACTCGTCAACGTCAAAATCACAAGTGCGTGTgggaaaatcaagaaacaatAGTTATGCATTCATCACTCAAAGAGAAAGTGGAAGAACTGCTAGGATGGTTAAAAGATAGTAGATCGAAGAGAATTTGCATAATGGGACCCGCTGGGATAGGGAAAACAACATTGATGAAAACTGTGCGTGACATAGTAAAAAAATCTTGTGATTTTGGGTTTGACCACATCTTTTATCTGTCTGCCACTGAAACAACAGAAAGCAAACAAAAAAATATTTGGGATCTTTTAGGCAAAGGAAGGAATGAAGACACCCATCATCGAGAAAGAGAAACTGTGATATCTGAGGAGCTACGGACAAAAAAATATTTGTTGTTTCTTGATGACGTTTTGTCGGAGGTTAATCTCAAGGAAGTTGGGATTCATTCTGACCATGAATATGGAAGAATAGTGTTCGCATGCAGAGACAAATATACTGGTCACACTGATATCGATATGACACTTAAGCCGTTGTCCCCGGAGGACGCAACAATGCTCTTCTGGAAAGCAGTGGGTTCGGAAAGGATGAAAGGACCAGATGCAAAAAAAATTATTGGATTGTGTGGTGGCATGCCGCCTATACTCAATTTAATAGGCAGATGTCTACGAGGAAAGGACGACCCTAAACGGTGGCGGGATGTGAAGCGTCAACTGCAATGTCCTAATATGCAAGGATGGGAGGAATTTCAAGAATATTACAACTTCCTCAAAATTGTTTATAAGGAGCTTCCTACTGATGAGTATAAGGATTGTTTACTTTACTGGGCAATTTTCCCTCTAGATGAAAATATCAATGGAGATCATATAATTGAGTGCTGGTCAACAGAGCAGTTTTTGGAACCTGAAAGGCTGTGTGAAGCACGTGATAGAGGGTATACCATACTGGATGATTTTGTGGACAAATTTCTGCTGCAAAAAGGAGAAACGTCGGAACACTTCAAGATGTTTTTGTGGTTCCAGAAGGCAGCATTGAAGATCGCAAATGAAGAAAAAAGTGAACGTGTCTTTGTTGAAAATGGTAAAAGTATTAAAGAACTTGAATGGATACATGGAAATAGAGTCCTATTCGCTCGTACGGACCTGTCCTTGCTGCCAAAAAAGCCAGAATGTAGAGGGATGGTAACACTGTTACTTCATGAAAATAACACCAGCCACTTACCGGAGCAATTCTTTGCACGCATGCGTGACCTTAAACTTCTGGGCTTACAGGAAACAAAAATCAGAGAACTTCCTTCATCCATAACCAGATTAAGACATCTCAAAGGGCTCTTCCTATACAACTGCCATCTGTTAGTACAGCTTCCTCGGGAGATAAGGGCTCTCAAAAATCTCCAAATCCTTGTTGTACATCATGCTGGGATCTATTCTTTGCCAAGTGAGATTGGACAATTGGGAAATCTAAAATGTTTAAGAATTATATTCAAAGAAGCTGCCCAGCAAAACCAGGCCACAGCAGAAAGTAGTATGGGCGTTAAGTGTCTCAACTGCAAAAGagaaaacactaaaggaaagaTAATTCCTTGTAAAGTTATTGAAAAGCTTTCTAAGCTAGAAGAGTCGAGTATTCATGTCAGCCCTATTGACAAAACCTGGCAAGAAAACGCTGATGTAATTGGAAGTGAAATCACGGAGCTGAAAGAACTGACGCATCTTCAGTTCTACTTCACCAACATGAAGTCTTTTGTATGGTTCACCCGGAACAGTAAATCATGGAATGCAAATGACGAAAAATCAAATGACAAAAAATCAAATGACAAAAAATTCAGATCTTTCAATATCTCTATTGGTCAAGACGATAGTTCGGCGTCTACAGTCTTTGAATTCTCAGCTGAAGAGAATCTCAAGTTTTCTGGAGGAAACGGATTCCCGGAGGCTGTTTTTGAGGTGCTTAAACGAGCAATTTCATTTGAGCTGATTGGTCACACCACAGCTTGCAACTTAACAGACAACCTTCCTGCTGATGCATTCAAAGAGCTGAAGAAGCTGAAGGTTTTCACGGTTGAAGAATGTACTGAAATGAAGAGCATCATAACCGGTGACGCCAATCTTACAGGAAATTCAATTTCAGCATCTGGTATTGAAAAGAGCTTGGCAATAGCATTCGAATGCCTGGAAGAGCTGCATGTAAGGAAGCTACCAAAATTGGAGAGTATCTGGCAGGGAGAGATATCATCGGAGAGCTTTAAGGCGCTCACTACTCTGACATTAAAAGAATGTGATAGTATAAcaatacttttcaagcttgagaTGGTTCGTCAACTCTCGCAGCTAAAAAATCTTCAAGTTGAGGACTGTAGAGGGATTCAAGAGATTATTGAAACAAATCTTCAAGTTGAGGACTGTAGAGAGATTGAAGCCGAAGGTCCAGTTGCATCAACGTCCTTTACAAGTTTGAAGAATTTCCAACTATGTGGCTTGACAAGCTTATCTTCAATCTGTGATGCCTCGTTAGAATGGCCTTCTTTGGAGACAATACTGGTCAAGGAATGTGAAGATCTAAAAAGCCTTCCACATATCTTGCCAAATGCTTCCAAACTGACAGAAATTCAATGCGCTGAAGCTTGGTGGGAGCAACAGGATTGGCCAGAAGGAGCCCAAGGGCGTTTCAGCAACCTTCACCCTCAGCTGAATCATTAA